A portion of the Streptomyces erythrochromogenes genome contains these proteins:
- a CDS encoding stage II sporulation protein M, with product MDLDVFVTAHRAEWDRLEQLLGRGRKLTGEEADELVALYQRTSTHLSLIQSSAPDPMLTGRLTQLVARARATVTGTRRAGWRDAALFFTVGFPAAVYRSRRWWIPTALLSTALGVLIGWWIATHPEVQGAIAAPEHLKELTKPGGEYETYYSSNPAGSFAAQVWTNNAQAAAMCLVLGAFLGIPVLWILFLNMANLGVGLGLMASAGRLDVFLGLILPHGLLELTAVFVAAGTGLRLGWTVIDPGPRTRRTALAEQGRAALGMAIGLAVVLFVSGLIEGFVTPSGLPTWARITIGVVAEAAFLLYVFVLGGRAARAGELGDVEAADRTATLPTAA from the coding sequence ATGGATCTCGACGTCTTCGTCACGGCACACCGCGCGGAATGGGACCGCCTGGAGCAGCTCCTGGGCCGCGGCCGCAAGCTGACGGGCGAGGAGGCCGACGAACTCGTCGCTCTCTACCAGCGCACCTCGACCCACCTCTCCCTCATCCAGTCCAGCGCCCCCGACCCCATGCTCACCGGGCGGCTGACCCAGCTGGTCGCACGGGCCCGGGCCACGGTCACGGGCACCCGCCGCGCGGGCTGGCGCGACGCCGCGCTCTTCTTCACCGTCGGCTTCCCGGCCGCGGTCTATCGCAGCCGCCGCTGGTGGATACCGACGGCCCTGCTCTCCACGGCGCTCGGCGTGCTCATCGGCTGGTGGATAGCGACGCACCCCGAGGTCCAGGGCGCCATCGCCGCTCCGGAACACCTGAAGGAGCTCACGAAGCCGGGCGGCGAGTACGAGACGTACTACTCCAGCAACCCCGCGGGCTCCTTCGCCGCCCAGGTCTGGACGAACAACGCCCAGGCGGCCGCGATGTGCCTGGTCCTCGGCGCCTTCCTGGGGATCCCGGTGCTGTGGATCCTCTTCCTCAACATGGCCAACCTCGGGGTCGGCCTCGGCCTGATGGCGTCCGCCGGCCGGCTCGACGTCTTCCTCGGCCTGATCCTCCCGCACGGCCTGCTCGAACTGACGGCCGTCTTCGTGGCGGCGGGCACCGGCCTGCGCCTGGGCTGGACGGTCATCGACCCGGGCCCCCGCACCCGCCGCACGGCCCTCGCCGAACAGGGCCGGGCCGCCCTCGGCATGGCGATCGGCCTCGCGGTGGTCCTGTTCGTCTCCGGCCTGATCGAAGGCTTCGTCACCCCCTCTGGCCTCCCCACCTGGGCGCGCATCACGATCGGCGTGGTCGCCGAGGCGGCGTTCCTGCTCTACGTCTTCGTCCTGGGCGGCAGGGCCGCCCGCGCCGGCGAACTCGGCGACGTGGAGGCCGCGGACCGCACTGCAACGCTCCCGACCGCAGCCTGA